One genomic window of Actinoalloteichus hoggarensis includes the following:
- a CDS encoding TetR/AcrR family transcriptional regulator, with translation MSTREGSRPGGRSARVQRSVHDAVRELLALRGREELTVPMIAAQAGVTSSTIYRRWGDLHQLLSDVAVERLRPDALPDDTGTLRTDLMTWAEQYLEETASPPGQDYLRDVLAARREQGNSFRCSEFNRQQINHILARAEARGEPVPPVDTVLDRVVAPTVYRILFSAEPPPPDWVRGLVAELLAE, from the coding sequence ATGAGTACGCGAGAGGGCAGCAGGCCGGGCGGACGCAGCGCCAGGGTGCAGCGTTCCGTGCACGACGCCGTGCGGGAACTGCTCGCCCTGCGCGGCCGCGAGGAACTCACCGTGCCGATGATCGCCGCACAGGCGGGCGTGACCAGCTCGACGATCTACCGTCGTTGGGGCGATCTGCACCAGCTCCTGTCCGACGTCGCCGTCGAACGCCTCCGACCGGACGCCCTGCCCGACGACACCGGAACACTGCGCACCGACCTGATGACCTGGGCCGAGCAGTACCTGGAGGAGACGGCCTCACCGCCGGGACAGGACTACCTGCGCGACGTGCTCGCCGCCCGCCGCGAGCAGGGCAACTCGTTCCGCTGCTCCGAGTTCAACCGGCAGCAGATCAACCACATCCTGGCGCGTGCCGAGGCCAGAGGCGAGCCGGTGCCGCCGGTCGACACGGTGCTCGATCGCGTCGTCGCCCCGACGGTCTACCGCATCCTCTTCTCCGCCGAGCCGCCGCCGCCGGACTGGGTGCGCGGACTGGTGGCCGAACTCCTGGCGGAATGA
- a CDS encoding MFS transporter: MTTALDHPTPRRVLPSGGATALQATILITFLAASSAPSPVYDLYRVHWDLAASTLTIVFAVYALSLLAALLVAGRVSDHLGRRPTVWISLGLVSASMVVFLIADAPGWLIVARVVQGLATGIATAALTAGVLDTTRTRGGVVNSVAPIIGMAFGALGSSLLVQAAPAPMRLVFLVLLILFVLQAVALIWLPETSLRRPGALRSLRPRIRLPAATRPVLPVVVPISIAAWALGGFHLSLGPSLAQTVTGSDSALPGGLLVFALTAAGAGSVLLLASISPHRAVVVGAAALAVGVLLTLLSVYGGQSWLFYLASITAGVGFGTGFQGALRMLVPLASPQERTGLMSTFYIVCYLGNSVPTILAGVLADSQGVVTAAAVHGAALIGLAALTLMGALRTRA; this comes from the coding sequence ATGACCACCGCCCTCGACCACCCGACCCCGCGCCGCGTGCTGCCGTCCGGCGGCGCGACCGCGCTCCAGGCCACGATCCTGATCACGTTCCTGGCCGCGTCCAGCGCGCCCAGCCCCGTCTACGACCTCTACCGCGTGCACTGGGACCTCGCGGCGAGCACCCTCACCATCGTCTTCGCCGTGTACGCCCTGAGCCTGCTCGCCGCGCTGCTCGTGGCGGGCCGGGTCTCCGATCACCTCGGCAGGCGGCCCACCGTGTGGATCTCGCTCGGGCTGGTGTCGGCGTCGATGGTGGTCTTCCTCATCGCGGACGCGCCGGGCTGGCTGATCGTCGCCCGTGTCGTCCAGGGCCTGGCCACCGGCATCGCCACCGCCGCGCTGACCGCGGGCGTGCTCGACACCACGCGGACCAGGGGCGGGGTGGTCAACAGCGTCGCTCCGATCATCGGGATGGCATTCGGCGCGCTCGGGTCGAGCCTGCTGGTGCAGGCGGCGCCCGCCCCGATGCGGCTGGTCTTCCTCGTGCTGCTGATCCTGTTCGTCCTTCAGGCGGTCGCCCTGATCTGGCTTCCGGAGACCTCGCTACGCCGGCCGGGAGCGCTGCGTTCGCTGCGGCCCCGAATCCGGCTGCCCGCCGCGACCCGGCCGGTGCTGCCCGTCGTCGTCCCGATCTCGATCGCGGCGTGGGCGCTGGGCGGCTTCCACCTCTCGCTCGGACCGTCGCTCGCCCAGACCGTGACGGGCTCCGACTCGGCGTTACCGGGCGGGCTGCTGGTCTTCGCGCTCACCGCCGCGGGCGCGGGCTCGGTGCTGCTGCTCGCCTCGATCTCCCCGCACCGCGCCGTGGTCGTCGGCGCCGCCGCGTTGGCCGTCGGCGTCCTGCTCACCCTGCTCTCGGTGTACGGCGGGCAGTCTTGGCTGTTCTACCTCGCCTCGATCACGGCCGGAGTCGGCTTCGGCACGGGTTTCCAGGGTGCGCTGCGGATGCTCGTCCCGCTCGCGTCGCCGCAGGAGCGGACGGGGCTGATGTCGACGTTCTACATCGTCTGCTACCTCGGCAACTCCGTTCCCACGATCCTCGCCGGCGTCCTCGCCGACTCCCAGGGCGTCGTCACCGCCGCCGCCGTGCACGGCGCGGCGCTGATCGGGCTCGCGGCGCTCACGCTGATGGGCGCGCTGCGGACTCGCGCCTGA
- a CDS encoding amidase — MTQPYELSLTEAAQAIAAGILSPTDLVESVARRLHDVEERVTAYATVTTTTALAQAAQASSEIAASGPRGPLHGIPMGIKDLIDVAGVPTSAGSQVRAGRVPAVDASVTTSLRRAGGVLLGKTHTHEFAFGVTTPRTRNPWAFDRVAGGSSGGSAVAVAAGSATAALGTDTGGSIRIPAALCGVVGLKPTFGLVSTHGVTPLAWSMDHVGPITRTVADAAAMLDAVAGHDPRDPASLAVAAENRRRLSGHELTGLRVGVPRDFFFDHVDVEVEHAVRAAVATLAELGATLVEVAIPMGEYLRAVHSGLLFTEAAAYHRHLLRTRAEHYGDDVRTVLEAGELLSATDHLRAQRARRLLRQRWASLFESVDVLAAPTVPVTAVETGRSELRWADGTRESVTDAYVRLAAPANLTGGPALSVPVGFDAAGLPIGMQLIGRPLDEATLVQVGGAYEYARGKAGLPAPC; from the coding sequence ATGACCCAGCCCTACGAGCTGTCCCTCACCGAGGCCGCCCAGGCGATCGCCGCGGGCATCCTGTCGCCGACCGATCTCGTCGAGTCCGTGGCGCGCAGACTCCACGACGTCGAGGAACGAGTCACCGCGTATGCGACGGTGACGACGACGACGGCACTCGCCCAGGCCGCCCAGGCGTCTTCGGAGATCGCCGCTTCGGGCCCGCGTGGCCCGTTACACGGCATCCCGATGGGCATCAAGGACCTGATCGACGTCGCGGGCGTGCCCACCTCGGCGGGTTCTCAGGTCCGCGCGGGCCGCGTCCCCGCCGTCGACGCCTCGGTGACGACGTCGTTACGTCGGGCGGGCGGCGTGCTGCTCGGCAAGACGCACACCCATGAGTTCGCCTTCGGCGTGACCACTCCGCGGACCCGTAATCCCTGGGCGTTCGATCGGGTGGCCGGTGGGTCCAGCGGCGGCTCCGCCGTCGCGGTGGCCGCGGGGTCGGCGACGGCGGCGCTCGGCACCGACACCGGCGGCTCCATCCGGATTCCGGCCGCTCTGTGCGGCGTCGTGGGTCTGAAGCCGACCTTCGGGCTGGTGTCCACCCACGGGGTGACCCCGCTGGCCTGGTCGATGGACCACGTCGGACCCATCACCCGCACCGTCGCCGACGCCGCCGCGATGCTGGACGCCGTGGCCGGGCACGATCCCCGTGATCCGGCGAGCCTGGCCGTCGCGGCGGAGAACCGGCGTCGGCTGTCGGGACACGAGCTGACCGGGCTGCGCGTCGGCGTGCCCCGTGACTTCTTCTTCGATCACGTGGACGTCGAGGTCGAGCACGCGGTGCGGGCCGCCGTCGCGACGCTCGCCGAGCTGGGCGCCACGCTGGTGGAGGTCGCGATCCCGATGGGCGAGTACCTGCGTGCCGTCCATTCCGGCCTGCTCTTCACCGAGGCCGCCGCCTACCACCGGCATCTGCTGCGCACCCGCGCCGAGCACTACGGCGACGACGTGCGCACCGTGCTGGAGGCGGGCGAGCTGCTCTCGGCCACCGACCATCTGCGGGCGCAGCGGGCCAGACGGCTCCTCCGGCAGCGGTGGGCGTCGCTGTTCGAGTCGGTGGACGTCCTGGCCGCGCCGACCGTCCCGGTCACGGCCGTGGAGACCGGCCGGTCGGAGCTGCGCTGGGCCGACGGGACCCGCGAGTCGGTGACCGACGCCTACGTCCGGCTCGCCGCTCCCGCGAACCTGACCGGCGGCCCCGCGTTGAGCGTGCCCGTCGGCTTCGACGCCGCAGGCCTGCCGATCGGGATGCAGCTCATCGGACGGCCGCTCGACGAGGCGACGCTCGTTCAGGTCGGCGGCGCCTACGAGTACGCCAGGGGGAAGGCCGGACTGCCGGCGCCGTGCTGA
- a CDS encoding MarR family winged helix-turn-helix transcriptional regulator, with protein sequence MTNPPEETPGRWERLPSWLLNRAAGHAHRLVTDGFSSVDGRGYHYRLLATLADRGPASQAELGRRSGIHLSDMVATINELVDRDQVERAADPSDRRRNIVSLTAAGRRQLRRLEKRLAETQDHLLAPLSAEERRRLTELLSRLSDHHDRRTGTAEEQ encoded by the coding sequence ATGACGAACCCGCCAGAGGAGACGCCCGGTCGGTGGGAGAGGCTGCCGAGCTGGCTGCTCAACCGGGCCGCGGGCCATGCGCATCGGCTGGTGACCGACGGCTTCTCGTCGGTCGACGGTCGCGGCTACCACTACCGCCTGCTGGCGACGCTGGCGGATCGCGGCCCGGCGAGTCAGGCCGAGCTCGGCCGCCGGAGCGGCATCCACCTCAGCGACATGGTCGCCACGATCAACGAACTCGTCGATCGCGACCAGGTGGAGCGCGCCGCGGACCCGTCCGATCGGCGACGCAACATCGTCTCGCTGACCGCCGCGGGCAGACGGCAGCTGCGCCGCCTGGAGAAGCGGCTGGCCGAGACCCAGGACCACCTGCTGGCCCCGCTGTCCGCCGAGGAGCGGCGGCGGCTGACCGAGCTGCTCTCCAGACTGTCGGACCACCACGATCGACGAACCGGCACCGCGGAAGAGCAGTGA
- a CDS encoding epoxide hydrolase family protein, producing the protein MITPFRIDVPQTDLDDLIDRLARTRWPNEVADAGWDHGFPLARLKELAEYWRTEYDWREHEAALNELPHFITEIEGQRLHFVHVRSSRPDALALILTHGWPGSFLEFLAVIEPLSRDFHLVIPSIPGFGFSGPTHERGWDAVRIARAWAELMHRLGYERYGAQGGDYGSGISMALGAAAPRQVVGVHVNYLPTPPVAGAEVQLSTTDEARLDTVRHLMANRPPYQALQAHTPQTIGYALTDSPVAQLVWIAERFAQWTDPRTPIDDERMLTDISLYWLTATAASAARLSHETPRRTEPCPVPVGVAVFAHDITLSVRPLAERLYDIRHWSEFERGGHFAAMEVPELFAEDVREFFHARVEDERRGGAR; encoded by the coding sequence ATGATCACGCCGTTTCGCATCGACGTCCCTCAGACCGACCTCGACGATCTGATCGACCGGCTCGCCCGCACCCGCTGGCCCAACGAGGTCGCCGACGCGGGCTGGGACCACGGCTTCCCGTTAGCGCGACTGAAGGAGCTCGCCGAGTACTGGCGCACCGAATACGACTGGCGCGAGCACGAGGCGGCACTCAACGAACTTCCGCACTTCATCACCGAGATCGAGGGCCAGCGGCTTCACTTCGTCCACGTCCGGTCATCGAGGCCGGACGCGCTCGCGCTGATCCTGACCCACGGGTGGCCCGGCTCGTTCCTGGAGTTCCTGGCCGTGATCGAGCCGCTGTCCCGCGACTTCCACCTGGTGATCCCCTCCATCCCGGGCTTCGGCTTCTCCGGGCCGACGCACGAACGCGGCTGGGACGCCGTCCGGATCGCGCGGGCCTGGGCCGAGCTGATGCACCGCCTCGGTTACGAGCGCTACGGCGCGCAGGGTGGCGACTACGGCTCCGGCATCTCGATGGCGCTGGGCGCGGCGGCGCCCCGGCAGGTCGTCGGCGTGCACGTCAACTACCTGCCGACCCCGCCGGTCGCCGGTGCCGAGGTGCAGCTGTCCACGACCGACGAGGCCCGGCTGGACACGGTGAGGCACCTGATGGCGAACCGGCCTCCCTATCAGGCGCTCCAGGCCCACACCCCGCAGACCATCGGCTACGCGCTGACCGACTCGCCGGTCGCCCAGCTGGTGTGGATCGCCGAGCGTTTCGCGCAGTGGACGGACCCCCGCACGCCGATCGACGACGAGCGGATGCTCACCGACATCTCGCTGTACTGGCTGACCGCCACCGCGGCCTCCGCTGCGCGGCTGAGCCACGAGACTCCCCGGCGAACCGAGCCGTGCCCGGTGCCGGTCGGCGTGGCGGTGTTCGCGCACGACATCACACTGTCGGTGCGACCGTTGGCCGAGCGGCTGTACGACATCAGGCACTGGTCGGAGTTCGAGCGCGGCGGCCACTTCGCCGCGATGGAGGTGCCGGAGCTGTTCGCCGAGGACGTCCGGGAGTTCTTCCACGCCCGCGTCGAGGACGAGAGGCGGGGCGGCGCTCGCTGA
- a CDS encoding VOC family protein, translating into MASTRWRWDHDPRTNSGAAVQISATTVSFTVEDVAASGDFFRRHLGYTTAMSADGFVSLTRQDAAVDLVFLRRGIEVLPESLRQRRAAGTIVAFVVDDLAGEQERLRSEGVEITLPLRQEPWGERLFMVTDPNGISVEFVEWATEDHAG; encoded by the coding sequence GTGGCGTCGACAAGGTGGCGCTGGGACCACGATCCGCGAACGAACTCGGGAGCAGCCGTGCAGATCTCCGCCACCACCGTCTCCTTCACCGTCGAGGACGTCGCCGCGTCCGGCGACTTCTTCCGCCGCCACCTCGGCTACACCACGGCGATGTCCGCCGACGGCTTCGTCTCCCTCACACGTCAGGACGCCGCCGTCGACCTGGTGTTCCTCCGACGCGGGATCGAGGTGCTGCCGGAGTCGCTGCGTCAGCGGCGCGCCGCCGGGACGATCGTCGCGTTCGTCGTCGACGACCTCGCGGGCGAGCAGGAACGACTGAGGTCCGAGGGCGTCGAGATCACCCTCCCGCTGCGGCAGGAGCCGTGGGGCGAACGTCTCTTCATGGTGACCGACCCCAACGGGATCTCCGTCGAGTTCGTCGAATGGGCGACCGAGGACCACGCGGGCTGA
- a CDS encoding TetR/AcrR family transcriptional regulator — MAEERSGTTDPARTLALLWREPTTGRPSRGPRQGLTVDAVVDTGIALADGAGLEALTMRRVAQSLGVAPMSLYTYVRGKAELLDLMLDAVYLAMPRPDHGDRSWRERVTTVAEDNRALLTRHPWVTAASTTRPVLGPGQMAKYEHELLAFEGIGLTDVEMDAALTYLLGFVHNVARLAVDREVAARDSAMNDEQWWAANGPLLAKVLDPSRFPTATRVGTAAGEEHQAAADPDHAYEFGLRRVLDGFAALLADR, encoded by the coding sequence ATGGCCGAAGAGCGCAGCGGCACGACCGATCCAGCCCGGACGCTGGCACTGCTCTGGCGGGAGCCGACCACCGGACGTCCGAGTCGGGGACCGCGCCAGGGATTGACGGTCGACGCCGTGGTCGACACCGGGATCGCCCTCGCCGACGGCGCAGGCCTGGAGGCGCTGACGATGCGTCGCGTCGCCCAGTCCCTCGGCGTCGCGCCGATGTCGCTCTACACCTACGTCCGAGGTAAGGCCGAACTGCTCGACCTGATGCTCGACGCCGTCTATCTCGCGATGCCCAGGCCCGACCACGGCGACCGATCGTGGCGGGAGCGGGTGACGACCGTGGCCGAGGACAACCGTGCCCTGCTCACCCGGCACCCCTGGGTCACCGCCGCCTCCACGACCCGACCCGTGCTCGGCCCCGGGCAGATGGCGAAGTACGAGCACGAACTGCTGGCCTTCGAGGGCATCGGCCTGACCGACGTCGAGATGGACGCCGCACTGACGTATCTGCTGGGCTTCGTGCACAACGTGGCGCGGCTGGCCGTCGATCGGGAAGTCGCGGCACGCGACTCCGCCATGAACGACGAGCAGTGGTGGGCGGCCAACGGACCGCTGTTGGCGAAGGTGCTCGACCCGAGCCGCTTCCCGACGGCGACACGGGTCGGCACCGCCGCGGGCGAGGAGCACCAGGCGGCGGCCGATCCCGACCACGCCTACGAGTTCGGCCTGCGGCGTGTGCTCGACGGCTTCGCGGCGTTGCTCGCCGATCGGTGA
- a CDS encoding family 1 glycosylhydrolase, with amino-acid sequence MSGTGTGFRERYESGLRSIRSLGLTRYRTSVSWARVVPEPGRVDRAEVDHLRGVLAAGREAGLQMRLTLLHSAIPRWFAAEGGFAAATAEARWRDWVRLVAAEFGDPVGGWMPIDNPGSYAQKAYLTGMSPPGERGLRQFTRVLEVMHRCDAQAAAMLKETTGLPVTSNQSLAPLWPADDSAAAEEATARFDALLWSWLPTADAFDQVGFSYYYGAPVAGDGSPRPWPAGRQPGPSGYVPWAEGLGIVVDRLHTTLPGRSWWWPRSGTAGVTTSRGASTCGLWTRSCAPRGNEA; translated from the coding sequence GTGTCCGGGACCGGCACCGGATTTCGGGAGAGGTACGAATCGGGTCTGCGGTCGATCCGTTCCTTAGGGTTGACGCGGTATCGAACGTCGGTGTCGTGGGCGCGAGTGGTCCCGGAGCCGGGCAGAGTCGACCGAGCCGAAGTCGATCACCTCCGCGGCGTCCTGGCCGCGGGCCGGGAGGCCGGGCTGCAGATGCGTCTGACGCTCCTGCACTCGGCGATACCGAGATGGTTCGCAGCGGAGGGCGGCTTCGCCGCGGCTACCGCGGAGGCTCGGTGGCGGGACTGGGTCCGCCTGGTCGCCGCGGAGTTCGGCGACCCCGTCGGCGGTTGGATGCCGATCGACAATCCGGGGTCGTATGCCCAGAAGGCCTACCTGACCGGGATGTCTCCCCCCGGTGAGCGGGGCCTGCGGCAGTTCACGAGGGTCCTGGAGGTGATGCATCGCTGCGATGCTCAGGCTGCGGCGATGCTGAAGGAGACGACCGGACTGCCGGTGACCTCCAATCAATCGCTCGCACCGTTGTGGCCTGCGGACGACAGCGCGGCGGCGGAGGAGGCGACGGCTCGGTTCGACGCGCTGCTGTGGTCCTGGCTGCCGACAGCCGACGCGTTCGACCAGGTGGGATTCTCCTACTACTACGGTGCGCCGGTGGCAGGCGACGGCTCACCGCGTCCATGGCCTGCGGGTCGGCAGCCGGGACCGTCGGGGTATGTGCCCTGGGCGGAGGGGCTGGGAATCGTCGTGGACCGCCTGCACACCACGCTGCCGGGAAGGAGCTGGTGGTGGCCGAGGTCGGGTACGGCGGGGGTGACGACGTCGCGCGGGGCGAGTACCTGCGGGCTGTGGACGCGCAGCTGCGCGCCGCGCGGCAACGAGGCGTGA
- a CDS encoding family 1 glycosylhydrolase, translating into MDAQLRAARQRGVNLTGAYLWTPIDNYEWLAGWSVPFGVLDVQRRERPSAQVLRDLAC; encoded by the coding sequence GTGGACGCGCAGCTGCGCGCCGCGCGGCAACGAGGCGTGAATCTGACGGGTGCCTACCTGTGGACGCCGATCGACAATTACGAGTGGCTCGCGGGATGGTCCGTGCCGTTCGGCGTCCTGGACGTACAGCGGAGGGAGCGGCCGTCCGCACAGGTCTTGCGCGACCTCGCCTGCTGA
- a CDS encoding DUF5134 domain-containing protein, with protein sequence MVDEPLLRWLFTIGFAVALIGFLRQLAGRRVDGPSLPARISALTHVLMCVAMIAMAWPWGMSVPLTPQLVVFSLATAWFLALTVGRLRAGRELAGGLSAHVHHTLMAAAMVWMLAIMPAAMTAPSSGRGGHNHALAALGPAGEQVTTLGAVSTPPERLGLSSVVAVLTGVIGLYLILSSLRWIAGAVDAAQGVLDVESGTRPAAGWTRAEWAGRVTAEVDGASTNARPGATGLGTVARRGTATADPGSGSTPGSARVLRVESFEAACHAVMSVGMGAMLLVML encoded by the coding sequence ATGGTCGACGAGCCCCTGCTGCGCTGGCTGTTCACGATCGGGTTCGCCGTCGCGCTGATCGGCTTCCTCCGACAGCTCGCGGGGCGCAGGGTGGACGGCCCGAGCCTGCCCGCGCGGATCTCGGCCCTGACCCACGTGCTGATGTGCGTGGCGATGATCGCCATGGCCTGGCCGTGGGGGATGAGCGTCCCCCTCACCCCACAGCTCGTCGTGTTCTCGCTCGCCACCGCGTGGTTCCTGGCACTGACGGTGGGGCGGCTGCGGGCGGGCCGTGAACTGGCAGGCGGGTTGTCGGCGCACGTGCATCACACGCTGATGGCGGCGGCGATGGTGTGGATGCTGGCGATCATGCCCGCCGCGATGACCGCGCCCAGCTCCGGCCGGGGCGGTCACAATCACGCGCTCGCGGCGCTGGGACCGGCAGGCGAACAGGTCACGACCCTGGGTGCCGTGTCGACCCCGCCGGAACGGCTGGGCCTGTCGTCCGTCGTCGCCGTCCTGACCGGTGTGATCGGTCTGTATCTGATTCTGTCGTCCCTGCGCTGGATCGCGGGTGCCGTCGACGCCGCGCAGGGCGTGCTCGACGTCGAGTCCGGGACCCGGCCCGCCGCCGGCTGGACGCGGGCCGAATGGGCGGGCCGGGTGACGGCCGAGGTCGACGGCGCGAGCACTAACGCCCGGCCCGGCGCGACCGGCCTCGGCACGGTCGCCCGGCGGGGCACGGCCACAGCGGATCCTGGTTCGGGATCGACCCCGGGTTCGGCGCGTGTGCTGCGCGTCGAGTCCTTCGAGGCGGCCTGTCACGCCGTGATGAGCGTGGGAATGGGGGCCATGCTGCTGGTGATGCTCTGA
- a CDS encoding PepSY-associated TM helix domain-containing protein produces the protein MSTSTGNGRDGSAASADAPPGEPDAATPAAATATDAARAARPASEGRPASDGRDTRTSAWSHLRPLVLRLHFYAGVFVAPLLVIATLTGLLYVFTPQLEQALYDRELHVPAGGTAQPLADQVEAARLALPDGEMRSVRPGPTPTDTTQVIFHAPDLPESYWRTVFVDPYTTEVRGVLETYGSGQALPVRGWIDWLHRGLHLGDVGRLYSELAASWLWLIVSVGAVLWVLRRRSDRRARAILAPTGGPAGRRRTLSWHGSVGVWAAGGLILLSATGLTWSTFAGENVNQLRAALSWDTPAVSTELSDSRAGADAAAPPGGGGGDVGVDRVWEAVIAEGVTGPVEITPPEEPGTAYRVAEQGRSWPTEQDSAAVDPATGEVLEVLRFDDYPLAAKLARWGIDAHMGFLFGWVNQAVLVLLAVSLLGVIFWGYRMWWLRRPTRAGGSSFGRPPARGAWQRIPGRVLAPVILLGVFIAYFLPLLGASLLVFLLVDILLGRRDRRRAARLDPPPGPEDATEIGALADADAASAVVGTPSGGAADPATTGAGRTGRTDTAGGA, from the coding sequence ATGAGCACCAGCACGGGGAACGGACGGGACGGTTCGGCGGCGTCGGCGGACGCGCCGCCGGGCGAACCCGACGCCGCCACACCGGCGGCCGCGACGGCCACCGACGCCGCACGGGCCGCCCGCCCCGCGTCGGAGGGCCGCCCCGCGTCCGACGGCCGCGACACCAGGACGTCGGCGTGGTCGCACCTGCGCCCCCTGGTGCTGCGGCTGCACTTCTACGCGGGCGTCTTCGTCGCACCGCTGCTGGTCATCGCCACGCTCACCGGGTTGCTCTACGTCTTCACCCCGCAGCTCGAACAGGCGCTGTACGACCGGGAGCTGCACGTGCCCGCGGGCGGGACCGCCCAACCGCTGGCGGACCAGGTCGAGGCCGCCCGGCTCGCCCTCCCGGACGGCGAGATGAGATCCGTGCGGCCGGGTCCGACGCCGACCGACACGACGCAGGTGATCTTCCACGCCCCCGACCTGCCGGAGAGCTACTGGCGGACGGTCTTCGTCGACCCCTACACCACCGAGGTGCGGGGCGTCCTGGAGACCTACGGCAGCGGGCAGGCCCTGCCGGTGCGCGGCTGGATCGACTGGCTGCACCGAGGACTGCACCTCGGCGACGTCGGCAGGCTCTACAGCGAACTCGCCGCCAGCTGGCTGTGGTTGATCGTCTCGGTCGGCGCCGTGCTGTGGGTCCTGCGTCGGCGTTCCGACCGGCGGGCCCGCGCGATCCTGGCACCGACGGGCGGCCCGGCGGGGCGCCGCCGAACCCTGTCCTGGCACGGCTCGGTGGGCGTCTGGGCGGCGGGCGGGCTGATCCTGCTCTCCGCCACCGGACTGACCTGGTCGACCTTCGCCGGCGAGAACGTCAACCAGCTTCGGGCGGCGCTGTCCTGGGACACGCCGGCCGTGTCCACCGAACTGTCCGACTCCAGGGCGGGTGCCGACGCCGCGGCGCCGCCGGGCGGCGGGGGCGGCGACGTCGGCGTGGACCGCGTCTGGGAGGCGGTGATCGCCGAGGGCGTCACCGGCCCGGTGGAGATCACGCCGCCTGAGGAGCCCGGCACCGCCTATCGGGTGGCCGAACAGGGCCGATCCTGGCCGACCGAACAGGACTCCGCCGCCGTCGACCCGGCGACCGGCGAGGTCCTCGAGGTCCTGCGCTTCGACGATTACCCGTTGGCGGCGAAGCTGGCCCGCTGGGGAATCGACGCCCACATGGGCTTCCTCTTCGGCTGGGTGAACCAGGCCGTGCTGGTGCTGCTCGCGGTGTCCCTGCTCGGCGTGATCTTCTGGGGCTACCGGATGTGGTGGCTGCGCAGACCGACCCGGGCAGGCGGATCCTCCTTCGGCAGGCCGCCCGCCCGAGGCGCCTGGCAACGGATTCCCGGCCGAGTGCTGGCGCCGGTGATCCTTCTCGGCGTCTTCATCGCCTACTTCCTGCCACTGCTCGGCGCTTCACTGCTGGTATTCCTGCTGGTGGACATCCTGCTCGGCCGTCGAGACCGGCGCCGCGCCGCGCGGCTGGATCCGCCACCAGGACCCGAGGACGCCACGGAGATCGGTGCGCTCGCGGATGCCGACGCGGCTTCGGCCGTGGTCGGAACGCCGAGCGGGGGCGCCGCCGACCCCGCCACGACGGGGGCCGGTCGAACCGGCCGAACCGACACCGCCGGAGGTGCCTGA
- a CDS encoding YoaK family protein, which yields MTSRTPDDRARTHLMLMLALTFSTGVIDAVGYLGLDRVFTGNMTGNVVLLGMGVVDGVAGDGGVAGGAPLPVLRPALALIGYLVGAVIAGRVLRRAAPGWTTHTTALLGVVAGVLLLLGGALLLTGDHPADPLGAVITTGTAVVMGMQAAAARRLAVKDVTTVVVTSTLTGLAADSRLAGGDGRLWARRIGAVSLILLGALVGAALLLWHIAAALLLSVLITAVVAVVGHRTREVAAAPRSPVLSEAPLG from the coding sequence TTGACGAGCCGCACGCCCGACGATCGGGCACGCACCCACCTGATGCTGATGCTGGCGCTGACCTTCTCCACCGGAGTGATCGACGCGGTCGGCTACCTGGGACTGGACCGGGTCTTCACCGGGAACATGACCGGCAACGTCGTGCTGCTGGGCATGGGCGTCGTCGACGGCGTCGCGGGGGACGGGGGCGTGGCGGGCGGTGCGCCGCTGCCCGTGCTGCGGCCCGCGCTGGCGCTGATCGGCTATCTCGTCGGGGCCGTCATCGCCGGCCGCGTCCTACGCAGGGCGGCTCCCGGCTGGACGACGCACACCACCGCCCTGCTCGGCGTGGTCGCGGGCGTCCTGCTGCTGCTCGGCGGCGCGCTGCTGCTCACCGGAGACCATCCGGCCGACCCGCTCGGCGCCGTGATCACCACCGGCACCGCCGTGGTGATGGGCATGCAGGCGGCGGCGGCCCGGCGGCTCGCCGTCAAGGACGTCACCACGGTCGTGGTGACCTCGACGTTGACCGGCCTCGCCGCCGACTCGCGGCTGGCGGGCGGCGACGGCCGACTGTGGGCCCGGCGGATCGGCGCGGTGAGCCTGATCCTGCTCGGCGCGCTGGTCGGCGCCGCCCTGCTGCTCTGGCACATCGCCGCGGCCCTGCTGCTGTCGGTGCTGATCACCGCCGTCGTCGCGGTGGTCGGCCACCGGACCCGCGAGGTCGCCGCCGCGCCGAGGTCTCCGGTGCTCAGCGAGGCCCCGCTGGGGTGA